A DNA window from Sphingopyxis macrogoltabida contains the following coding sequences:
- a CDS encoding DsbE family thiol:disulfide interchange protein, translated as MKNRWVLFVPLAIMGLLFGAFIYRLVTPAETLIQSQWIDKPMPLFDLPPATAGVEGLKSSELADGRPRLVNVFASWCIPCRAEAPQLEALKAAGVPIDGIAIRDRPEDVAAFLNEFGNPFDRIGSDMQSSVQIALGSSGVPETFLIDGKGIIREQIQGVILADQVPEIVAKLEAMK; from the coding sequence ATGAAGAACCGCTGGGTCCTGTTCGTGCCGCTGGCGATCATGGGGCTGCTGTTCGGCGCCTTCATCTACCGGCTGGTGACGCCCGCCGAGACGCTGATCCAGTCGCAATGGATCGACAAGCCGATGCCGCTCTTCGACCTGCCGCCGGCGACGGCGGGGGTCGAGGGCCTCAAGAGCAGCGAGCTTGCCGACGGCCGGCCGCGGCTGGTCAATGTGTTCGCGAGCTGGTGCATCCCGTGCCGTGCCGAGGCGCCGCAGCTCGAGGCGCTGAAGGCAGCCGGCGTACCGATCGACGGCATCGCGATCCGCGACCGGCCCGAGGATGTCGCGGCGTTCCTGAACGAATTCGGCAATCCGTTCGACCGCATCGGATCGGATATGCAGTCGAGCGTCCAGATTGCGCTGGGATCGTCGGGGGTCCCCGAAACCTTCCTGATCGACGGCAAGGGGATCATCCGCGAACAGATACAGGGCGTGATTCTCGCCGATCAGGTGCCCGAGATCGTCGCGAAGCTCGAGGCGATGAAGTGA
- a CDS encoding heme lyase CcmF/NrfE family subunit translates to MIAELGLALLWIAAALACLSLVAGALFLRGGPKDLATLVRPASVAQGVLTAVAFALLIALFVRSDMSVELVARNSNSLKPMLFKVAGTWGNHEGSMLLWLTILGLSGALIAIFEKRLREDTLVATLAAQAALSLGFFAFLIFSSNPFKRLPVAPPDGQGLNPLLQDPGLAFHPPTLYVGYVGLSVAFSFAVGALITREIGPAFARTMRPWVLGSWIFLTLGITAGSYWAYYELGWGGWWFWDPVENVSLVPWLAGAALLHSVAVTATRNALRAWTVMLAVIGFSMSMVGTFIVRSGLLTSVHSFAVDPERGTFLLVLMAVYIGGALTLFALRAGSVAEGKKFALLSREGSLVINNLLLTTILALVLLGTLYPIVAEAMGEKISVGPPYYNRVAGPLALILCLVMVAGPLLAWRKDDGKKLWSRLPLAIFAGAAVLFALILFGGKVGILPLLGMTVAGIVAVASLAPLWGRNLRRTPLPTWGMVIAHFGVAVCLAGMGAESAFIKERLVAAAPGDVVKVDDFAVKFVGVKPIAGPNYTAIEGTLIATTPSGQSFMLRPEARTFPGLMGTAPTETNEAALLTRPGGQLYAVLGQPVPSDDGTADRYQLRLWWKPLVWWIWLGGALIAVGAALSMLGRAQLLAIWRTRRTRKAQERFAP, encoded by the coding sequence ATGATCGCCGAACTCGGTCTTGCCCTGCTCTGGATCGCGGCGGCGCTTGCCTGCCTGTCGCTGGTCGCCGGCGCGTTGTTCCTGCGCGGCGGGCCGAAGGATCTTGCGACGCTCGTCCGCCCGGCGAGTGTGGCGCAGGGGGTGCTCACCGCCGTCGCCTTCGCGCTGCTGATCGCGCTGTTCGTTCGTTCCGACATGTCGGTCGAACTGGTGGCGCGCAACAGCAACAGCCTGAAACCGATGCTGTTCAAGGTCGCCGGGACCTGGGGCAATCACGAAGGGTCGATGCTGTTGTGGCTGACGATCCTCGGCCTGTCGGGCGCACTGATCGCGATTTTCGAGAAGAGGCTGCGCGAGGATACGCTGGTCGCGACGCTGGCGGCACAGGCGGCGCTGAGCCTCGGTTTCTTTGCCTTCCTCATTTTTTCGTCGAACCCCTTCAAACGCTTGCCCGTGGCGCCCCCCGACGGGCAGGGGCTCAACCCGTTGCTGCAGGACCCGGGTCTCGCCTTCCATCCGCCGACGCTCTACGTCGGTTATGTCGGGCTGTCGGTGGCGTTCAGCTTTGCCGTCGGCGCGCTGATCACGCGCGAGATCGGCCCGGCCTTTGCCCGCACGATGCGCCCGTGGGTGCTCGGGAGCTGGATTTTCCTGACCCTCGGCATCACCGCGGGCAGCTACTGGGCCTATTATGAGCTCGGCTGGGGCGGCTGGTGGTTCTGGGACCCGGTCGAGAATGTCTCGCTGGTGCCGTGGCTCGCGGGCGCGGCCCTGCTTCATTCGGTGGCGGTGACGGCGACGCGCAATGCGCTGCGCGCGTGGACGGTGATGCTCGCGGTGATCGGCTTCTCGATGTCGATGGTCGGCACCTTCATCGTCCGCTCGGGGCTGCTGACCAGCGTCCACAGCTTCGCCGTCGACCCCGAGCGGGGCACCTTCCTGCTCGTGTTGATGGCGGTTTATATCGGCGGCGCGCTCACCCTGTTCGCGCTGCGCGCCGGGAGCGTTGCCGAGGGCAAGAAATTTGCGCTGCTGAGCCGGGAGGGCTCGCTGGTGATCAACAATCTGTTGCTGACGACGATCCTTGCGCTGGTCCTGCTCGGCACGCTCTATCCGATCGTCGCCGAGGCGATGGGCGAGAAGATTTCGGTCGGGCCGCCCTATTATAACCGCGTGGCCGGGCCGCTGGCGCTGATCCTTTGCCTCGTCATGGTCGCGGGGCCGCTGCTCGCATGGCGCAAGGACGACGGCAAGAAGCTCTGGTCGCGCCTGCCGCTGGCGATTTTCGCCGGGGCGGCGGTGCTGTTCGCGCTGATCCTGTTCGGCGGCAAGGTCGGCATATTGCCGCTGCTCGGCATGACGGTGGCGGGCATTGTCGCGGTCGCGAGCCTCGCGCCGCTGTGGGGCCGTAACCTCCGCCGCACGCCGCTGCCGACCTGGGGCATGGTGATCGCGCATTTCGGCGTCGCCGTCTGCCTCGCCGGGATGGGCGCCGAAAGCGCTTTCATCAAGGAACGGCTGGTCGCCGCGGCGCCGGGCGATGTGGTGAAGGTCGACGATTTCGCGGTGAAGTTCGTCGGGGTGAAGCCGATTGCCGGACCCAACTATACTGCGATCGAGGGCACGCTGATCGCGACGACGCCGTCGGGGCAATCCTTCATGCTGCGGCCCGAGGCGCGGACTTTCCCCGGCCTGATGGGGACCGCACCGACCGAAACCAACGAAGCCGCGTTGCTGACGCGACCGGGCGGACAGCTCTACGCCGTGCTCGGCCAGCCGGTACCGAGCGATGACGGGACCGCCGACCGCTATCAGCTCCGCCTGTGGTGGAAGCCGCTGGTCTGGTGGATCTGGCTCGGCGGCGCGCTGATCGCGGTCGGGGCTGCGCTGTCGATGCTCGGGCGCGCGCAGTTGCTGGCGATCTGGCGCACCCGCCGCACCCGCAAGGCACAGGAGCGATTTGCGCCATGA
- a CDS encoding cytochrome c-type biogenesis protein, producing the protein MRFAFLCLLGALAAPLAAQDRLPPAPYAYQQLNDPAKEARAKALMEELRCLVCQGQSIADSDAPLAGDMRHEVRSKIAAGESPAEIKKWLVARYGNWVSYDPPFDSATALLWLGPLAFLALGGWLAFGRFRRGESEEEGGA; encoded by the coding sequence CTGCGGTTCGCCTTCCTTTGCCTGCTTGGCGCGTTGGCGGCGCCGCTGGCGGCGCAGGACCGGCTGCCGCCCGCGCCCTATGCCTATCAGCAGCTCAACGATCCGGCGAAGGAAGCGCGCGCGAAAGCGCTGATGGAGGAACTGCGCTGCCTCGTCTGTCAGGGCCAGTCGATCGCCGATTCCGATGCGCCGCTCGCCGGCGACATGCGGCACGAGGTGCGGAGCAAGATCGCCGCGGGCGAAAGCCCCGCCGAGATCAAGAAATGGCTCGTCGCGCGCTATGGCAACTGGGTGAGCTACGATCCGCCGTTCGACAGCGCGACCGCGCTGCTCTGGCTCGGGCCGCTGGCCTTCCTCGCGCTCGGCGGCTGGCTTGCCTTCGGCCGCTTCCGCCGCGGCGAAAGCGAAGAGGAGGGCGGGGCATGA
- a CDS encoding tetratricopeptide repeat protein — protein MIWLWIMLAAALTIGGMLWLGKLPAAARPLAGAAVMLGLAGYALEGSPSLPGKPVAAAEEPEGFGEAITDQRQGMADRFGPAAQWLGMSDGFARTGKTELAAKTLEKGLEKYPDNVDLWVALGNALAAHSGGMMSPAAALAFDEAARRDPSHPAPPFFAGLALAQGGDLKGAEAVWSQLLARSPADAPWRPDLEMRLAQLRQALGPQPLPPAPAEP, from the coding sequence ATGATCTGGCTGTGGATCATGCTCGCCGCGGCGCTGACCATCGGCGGGATGTTGTGGCTCGGCAAGCTGCCCGCCGCGGCACGGCCGCTTGCGGGCGCCGCGGTGATGCTGGGGCTCGCCGGCTATGCGCTGGAGGGAAGCCCGTCGCTCCCCGGCAAGCCGGTCGCGGCGGCGGAGGAGCCCGAAGGGTTCGGCGAGGCGATTACCGACCAGCGGCAGGGAATGGCCGACCGCTTCGGCCCGGCGGCGCAGTGGCTCGGCATGTCCGACGGCTTCGCGCGCACCGGCAAGACCGAGCTTGCGGCGAAGACGCTCGAAAAGGGGCTGGAGAAATATCCCGACAATGTCGACCTGTGGGTCGCACTCGGCAACGCGCTCGCCGCGCATAGCGGCGGGATGATGTCGCCCGCCGCGGCGCTGGCGTTCGACGAAGCGGCGCGGCGCGATCCGTCGCACCCTGCGCCGCCGTTTTTCGCCGGGCTCGCGCTCGCGCAAGGCGGCGACCTCAAAGGCGCAGAAGCGGTGTGGAGCCAGTTGCTCGCGCGCAGTCCCGCCGATGCGCCGTGGCGGCCGGATCTGGAGATGCGGCTGGCGCAGCTCCGGCAGGCGCTGGGA